The following are encoded in a window of Pangasianodon hypophthalmus isolate fPanHyp1 chromosome 14, fPanHyp1.pri, whole genome shotgun sequence genomic DNA:
- the or55e1 gene encoding olfactory receptor 52K2: protein MTEEFQGANLTHTKFIFVGFPETFEYRHLLFLPFVLTYILVLVGNFLILFVIKNTKTLHSPMYILVSGLAVVDIIVPTAIVPAVLLSFLFDLNEITLVGCLTQMFFIHFFSSVESTILLAMALDRSVAICNPLRYTAIMNSSMFVKLLLFTLIRSGTIMCTLVGLAASLSFCGSNIIHHCYCDHMALVSLACSSTAKNTAVGVAVIICFVGIDISVIFVSYVKILYVVLRAAAGEQRSKAIHTCSTHLIVMMCFYFIGSVTFLSRNLHISIPVDVNTFLGVTYILFPACINPIIHGVRTKEIRNALLKIFKMHVNRIFTVKVSTVKF from the coding sequence ATGACTGAGGAATTCCAAGGAGCAAACTTGACACACACAAAGTTTATTTTTGTTGGATTTCCAGAGACTTTTGAATACAGACACTTGCTTTTCCTGCCATTTGTGCTTACTTACATTTTAGTTCTTGTTGgaaattttttaatactttttgtaatcaaaaacacaaagacacttCACAGTCCAATGTACATACTTGTGTCTGGCTTAGCAGTGGTTGACATCATTGTACCTACTGCCATTGTCCCAGCAGTGCTGCTGAGCTTTCTCTTTGACTTAAATGAAATAACTTTGGTTGGGTGTTTaacacaaatgtttttcattcacTTCTTTTCCTCAGTAGAGTCTACTATTCTCCTAGCAATGGCTCTGGATCGCTCTGTAGCAATCTGTAATCCACTTCGTTACACAGCGATTATGAACTCCTCTATGTTTGTGAAACTGCTTCTTTTTACATTGATCAGGAGTGGAACAATAATGTGCACTTTGGTTGGTTTGGCtgcatctctgtctttctgtgggTCAAATATTATCCATCACTGTTACTGTGACCACATGGCTCTTGTTAGCCTAGCCTGTAGTTCTACTGCAAAAAATACTGCAGTTGGGGTTGCTGTGATTATCTGTTTTGTTGGAATTGATATATCTGTCATTTTTGTCTCTTATGTGAAAATCCTGTATGTAGTGTTAAGGGCTGCAGCAGGTGAGCAAAGATCAAAAGCAATTCATACTTGTAGTACTCACTTAATTGtcatgatgtgtttttatttcataggAAGTGTTACTTTTCTCTCACGAAATCTTCATATTTCAATTCCAGTTGATGTTAATACCTTTCTGGGTGTCACATATATTCTTTTCCCCGCATGTATCAATCCAATTATCCACGGTGTCCGAACCAAAGAGATAAGGAATGCattgttaaaaatattcaaaatgcaTGTAAATAGAATTTTCACTGTAAAGGTTTCAACTGTCAAGTTCTGA